The Podospora pseudocomata strain CBS 415.72m chromosome 1 map unlocalized CBS415.72m_1, whole genome shotgun sequence genome has a segment encoding these proteins:
- the MSC7 gene encoding Meiotic Sister-Chromatid recombination aldehyde dehydrogenase (EggNog:ENOG503NXCB; COG:E) gives MAETLMEAPRSLLIQLRLAIQEKTSLDISESAWSIVWSGIALFAVWYMAVRENDKPILYRVPSPKVPENAEILEEPAIKVSGSTAVQCYAPATGQFLGFANPSSSNAIDRAIEQAKAAQEQWATTSFRERRAVLRTLLQHVLDNQEEICRVACLDSGKSMVDAQLGEILVTAEKLEWTIKHGEKALRPSRRPTNLLMSYKRNTVYHEPLGVVAALVSWNYPFHNFIGPVISALFSGNGIVVKVSEQTAWSSGYFTSIARGALVAHGHNPSLIQTVVCWPQTASHLTSHPGISHITFIGSRPVCHKVAASAAKALIPVVAELGGKDASIILDSLPDRDVPRVVETLLRGSFQAAGQNCIGIERIIATPGIYDRLVSLLEPRVKSLRLGQDKDVGAMISDSSFSRLESLISEAVSKGARLLAGGRRYTHPDHPKGHYFTPTLLVDVTPDMAIANEECFAPVMTVMKTPSDRVEDILSVANAPDFGLGSSVFGGETDPRIPVIVKKIKAGMIAVNDFGATYAVQLPFGGVAGSGYGRFAGEEGLRGLCNVKSVCEDRFGAWWWFGGVRTSIPPAMRYPVNDQERSSRFARGVVEMGYAPGWGRKLAKGLGNIMGNM, from the exons ATGGCGGAGACACTGATGGAGGCTCCCAGGAGCTTGCTCATCCAGCTGCGCCTGGCGATACAGGAGAAAAC GTCTCTTGATATCTCCGAGTCCGCATGGTCGATTGTCTGGTCTGGGATTGCTTTGTTTGCTGTTTGGTATATGGCTGTTCGGGAGAACGACAAGCCCATCCTCTATCGAGTCCCGTCGCCGAAGGTTCCTGAGAACGCCGAGATTCTCGAGGAGCCAGCTATCAAG GTCTCTGGATCTACCGCTGTTCAATGCTATGCGCCGGCTACAGGCCAGTTCCTCGGCTTCGccaacccttcctcctcgaacGCTATCGACCGTGCCATTGAGCAAGCAAAGGCCGCCCAGGAGCAATGGGCCACCACCTCGTTTCGCGAACGCCGGGCGGTTCTTAGAACCTTGCTTCAACATGTACTTGACAACCAAGAGGAGATCTGCCGCGTCGCCTGTCTCGACAGCGGTAAATCCATGGTCGACGCCCAGCTCGGCGAGATCCTCGTCACGGCCGAAAAGCTCGAATGGACCATCAAGCACGGTGAAAAGGCCCTCCgcccctcccgccgcccTACCAACCTTCTCATGAGCTACAAGCGCAACACGGTCTACCACGAACCCCtcggtgttgttgcggccTTGGTCAGCTGGAACTACCCCTTCCACAACTTCATCGGCCCCGTCATCTCGGCTCTCTTCTCCGGCAACGGCATCGTCGTCAAGGTCTCTGAGCAAACCGCCTGGTCATCCGGTTACTTCACCTCGATCGCGCGAGGTGCTCTCGTCGCACACGGGCACAACCCCTCCCTGATCCAAACGGTAGTCTGCTGGCCCCAAACCGCCTCCCATCTCACCTCCCACCCTGGAATCTCCCACATAACCTTCATCGGCTCCCGCCCCGTCTGCCACAAGGTCGCCGCCTCTGCCGCGAAGGCCCTCATCCCCGTGGTGGCTGAACTCGGAGGGAAAGACgcctccatcatcctcgaTTCCTTGCCCGACCGTGACGTCCCCCGCGTGGTTGAAACCCTGCTGCGAGGCTCCTTCCAGGCAGCGGGACAAAACTGCATCGGCATCGAGCGCATCATCGCCACCCCGGGCATCTACGACAGACTTGTTTCCCTCCTCGAACCTCGCGTCAAATCCCTCCGCCTAGGCCAAGACAAGGACGTGGGCGCCATGATCTCGgacagctccttctcccgccTCGAATCGCTCATCTCGGAAGCCGTCTCCAAGGGGGCGAGACTGCTGGCCGGCGGGAGGAGGTACACCCACCCTGACCACCCCAAGGGTCACTACTTTACTCCCACTTTGCTGGTCGACGTGACTCCCGACATGGCCATCGCCAACGAGGAGTGTTTTGCCCCTGTGATGACGGTGATGAAGACGCCCTCCGACAGGGTGGAGGATATCCTCTCGGTAGCCAACGCTCCCGATTTCGGGCTGGGAAGTTCtgtttttggaggggagACGGACCCGAGAATACCGGTGATTgtgaagaagatcaaggcgGGAATGATCGCGGTCAACGACTTTGGGGCTACGTACGCGGTGCAGCTACCTTTTGGCGGGGTGGCGGGCAGTGGGTACGGGAGGTTTGccggggaggaagggttgagggggttgtgcaATGTCAAGTCGGTGTGTGAAGATCGGTTtggggcttggtggtggtttgggggggtgaggacGAGTATCCCGCCTGCGATGAGGTATCCTGTGAACGACCAAGAAAGGAGCTCGAGGTTTGctaggggggtggtggagatggggtaCGCTccggggtgggggaggaagctggcgaAGGGGTTGGGAAATATTATGGGGAACATGTGA
- the GAT1 gene encoding Sodium- and chloride-dependent GABA transporter 1 (EggNog:ENOG503NXG0; COG:K), producing the protein MAASTAMPFSTMSPLSSMNPTSTEHDWRFPRRPQDAAHNQRSKADRVTANAHPGQPTTGQRIATTATSSARPRYPALPFDAPVPYNGPYHGLLQTAAFPPFERTSPNVVQGFDEMQREDPLATQIWKLFARTKQLLPNRDRMENLTWRAMHIKLQKAKQAEEAKRERSRAAALNAPSGIAQQLRQSSDHDAMNLDEYINHEFVGTPSGMALTPGSESARQADERSSYATASAIPIKSRRDAAQPMIPQSVPVAAHQRVPEEFGYLPRQVRKTSIDETSRSNRKRPANFSPHVSAMNSGFGTGGLDADQYSLDNNNSQQNTMAQANNQPGVPFPLDTFQLDNDPIITSAGPFQPNFTFSPSTSPMVAHDHFSVYNGNTMQPSSLAGADFYSPPGSAYQSAVSTPHPLGEGGEGFYFASMDMRQRQQPYRPGPSGMNNTLSQQFSYPNSGNMMFAATTSSADPTSAFTAPSSFGHIDPSTVFGQDHAARSPGVGLGQDPPMFFGGAESDDEEGGVFADRNLSMTIEDSFESSSSSLAWDPTLPGNFSTQAARYPAGPPRKHVAIGGTTTEFVDANGDYGLARSHSQSFRTTNGRQIKMPRTASTPGLANMAHSFGQSNPNSPPGDAMFTAGLSSVAASRPSSPPPGSMHGSTTNLQGAGGNQGDSSAPTMCTNCATTTTPLWRRNPEGQPLCNACGLFLKLHGVVRPLSLKTDVIKKRNRGSGSSLPVSGTSTRSKKNAASSSSSNLSGATGRKNSTLSITSNANPPPTQVSTPPAAQHRSNSVHDGESPASGPASGGNTAGSTPTSYHGSAGSTSGVVGGKGVIPIAAAPPKNTPGPGAVSLTRAATLGSKRQRRHSRSAADQPSSSMDIDSPENSTGSNEAARSVGSSSGYSSAHATNSMGFTNGSSFGVSQRPTGGSGSRGAPGNQSSTMLSGSGTGGQPQEWEWLTMSL; encoded by the exons ATGGCTGCGAGCACGGCGATGCCGTTCTCTACCATGAGCCCTCTTTCTTCCATGAATCCCACATCCACAGAGCACGACTGGCGCTTCCCCCGGAGACCTCAGGACGCTGCCCACAACCAAAGATCCAAAGCTGATCGAGTCACCGCAAATGCACACCCAGGCCAGCCGACCACCGGCCAGAGGATagccaccaccgcaactTCCTCCGCCCGTCCGAGGTATCCTGCTCTGCCCTTTGACGCTCCTGTTCCATACAATGGCCCTTACCATGGATTGCTCCAAACTGCCGccttccccccttttgaGCGCACCAGCCCCAATGTCGTCCAGGGCTTTGATGAGATGCAGAGGGAAGACCCCTTGGCTACACAGATCTGGAAGCTGTTCGCGAGGACGaagcagctcctccccaaccggGACAGGATGGAAAATTTAACGTGGAGGGCGATGCATATCAAACTGCAAAAGGCCAAGCaggccgaggaagccaa ACGGGAGCGTTCGCGTGCTGCGGCACTCAATGCGCCCAGCGGAATCGCTCAGCAGTTGCGCCAGTCATCGGATCATGACGCCATGAACTTGGACGAGTACATCAACCATGAATTTGTAGGGACCCCATCTGGCATGGCACTTACCCCTGGATCGGAGAGCGCCAGGCAAGCCGATGAACGCTCCAGCTACGCCACGGCCTCTGCAATCCCCATCAAGTCGCGCAGGGACGCAGCACAGCCCATGATTCCGCAATCTGTTCCTGTGGCCGCACATCAGCGCGTGCCAGAGGAGTTCGGCTATCTCCCCCGGCAAGTTAGGAAAACGAGCATCGATGAGACAAGCAGAAGT AACCGGAAACGACCTGCCAACTTCTCTCCGCACGTCTCGGCCATGAACAGTGGCTTTGGAACCGGCGGACTGGACGCTGATCAATACTCACTCGATAACAACAATTCGCAACAAAACACCATGGCACAAGCGAACAATCAGCCAGGTGTTCCATTTCCCCTGGACACCTTCCAGCTCGACAATGACCCTATTATCACCTCTGCTGGTCCTTTCCAGCCCAACTTTACCTTCTCGCCATCGACTTCGCCTATGGTTGCTCATGATCACTTCTCTGTTTACAACGGCAACACGATGCAACCAAGCTCGCTTGCTGGCGCAGACTTTTACTCGCCTCCTGGCTCTGCATATCAATCTGCAGTCTCCACCCCTCACCCActgggcgagggcggcgaggggtTTTACTTTGCTTCCATGGATATGCGCCAGCGCCAGCAGCCATATCGGCCGGGCCCGTCCGGTATgaacaacaccctcagccagcAGTTCAGTTATCCGAACAGCGGCAACATGATGTTCGCCGCGACGACCTCGAGCGCCGACCCCACCTCTGCTTTCACTGCGCCGAGTAGCTTTGGTCACATCGATCCGTCAACGGTGTTCGGACAGGATCATGCTGCTCGCTCCCCCGGCGTTGGCTTGGGCCAGGATCCGCCCATGTTTTTTGGGGGCGCCGAgtcggatgatgaggagggcggagtgTTTGCTGACAGAAACCTGTCGATGACCATAGAAGACAGCTTCGAAAGCTCAAGCTCGTCGTTGGCGTGGGATCCCACATTGCCCGGTAACTTTAGCACGCAAGCTGCGAGATATCCCGCCGGGCCACCCCGTAAACATGTCGCGATCGGGGGCACGACGACCGAGTTTGTCGATGCGAATGGGGATTACGGTCTGGCTAGATCTCACTCTCAGTCGTTCCGCACGACCAATGGACGCCAAATCAAGATGCCCCGGACGGCATCGACACCAGGATTGGCCAACATGGCTCATTCCTTCGGACAATCGAACCCCAACTCGCCGCCGGGTGATGCCATGTTCACTGCTGGCCTCTCATCCGTAGCAGCCAGccggccttcttcacctccgccGGGATCAATGCACGGTTCTACCACGAACCTCCAGGGCGCCGGTGGCAACCAAGGGGACAGCAGTGCTCCCACCATGTGCACGAACTGCGctacaaccacaacacctCTCTGGCGCCGGAACCCCGAGGGCCAGCCTCTTTGCAACGCCTGCGGCCTGTTCTTGAAGCTTCATGGAGTAGTCCGTCCGCTCAGTCTGAAGACTGACGTAATCAAGAAACGCAATCGTGGATCAGGGTCCAGTTTGCCAGTCAGCGGAACCAGCACTCGATCGAAGAAGAATGCCGCTTCCAGCTCTTCTAGCAACCTGTCGGGCGCGACCGGCCGGAAGAACTCTACTCTTTCCATCACTTCCAATGCCAACCCTCCGCCCACACAAGTGAGCACACCTCCGGCTGCCCAACACCGATCGAACAGCGTTCATGATGGCGAAAGTCCCGCGAGCGGCCCCGCCTCGGGGGGCAACACGGCTGGGAGCACCCCTACTAGCTATCATGGTAGCGCTGGCTCTACCAGCGGCGTGGTTGGTGGCAAGGGTGTTATTCCGATTGCCGCAGCACCACCCAAGAACACGCCTGGTCCTGGCGCTGTATCCTTGACCAGAGCCGCGACTCTTGGTTCGAAACGCCAACGTCGCCACAGCAGATCTGCTGCCGACCAGCCTTCGAGCAGCATGGACATTGATAGCCCCGAGAATTCGACAGGTTCGAACGAAGCCGCCCGATCAGTTGGATCTAGCAGCGGCTACTCCTCAGCCCATGCCACCAACAGTATGGGCTTTACCAACGGTAGCAGTTTCGGCGTGTCTCAACGCCCTACCGGCGGATCGGGCTCCAGAGGCGCGCCCGGCAACCAGTCCTCTACCATGTTGAGCGGTAGCGGTACAGGCGGCCAGCCCCAAGAGTGGGAGTGGTTGACTATGAGTCTCTAA